One stretch of Candidatus Acidiferrales bacterium DNA includes these proteins:
- a CDS encoding BtpA/SgcQ family protein has protein sequence MKDRPAWKQAMESHRLERLEDLFGVSKPVIGMVHLWPLPGSPGYRGYGMNKIIEEALRDADALVRGGVDGLIVENMWDLPYYVGNEVRPEAMTAQAVAAHEVIKRFDRPTGINVIHNGGVVCLSIAVAAGAKFIRVCILTGSRLWDTGELDQGCGADLMRKRKELDAEHIKIFADVDKKHSVAFPGLDLATHIEWCEFYGADALIVTGKMTGSAPEVEKVREARRHAFRPLLVGSGATDRTIGDFLQYADGVIVGSSLKKDGVMENPVDVERVRKFLNAVRAVREGARVISA, from the coding sequence ATGAAAGACCGGCCCGCATGGAAGCAAGCGATGGAGAGCCACCGGTTGGAGCGACTGGAGGATTTGTTTGGCGTCAGCAAGCCGGTGATTGGAATGGTGCATCTCTGGCCGCTCCCGGGTTCGCCCGGCTATCGCGGCTATGGGATGAACAAGATCATTGAGGAAGCGTTGCGCGATGCCGATGCGCTGGTGCGGGGTGGCGTGGACGGATTGATCGTCGAGAACATGTGGGACTTGCCGTACTACGTCGGCAACGAGGTTCGCCCGGAGGCGATGACGGCGCAGGCGGTGGCTGCCCATGAGGTGATCAAGCGCTTCGACCGCCCGACCGGCATCAACGTGATTCACAACGGCGGGGTCGTCTGCCTTTCCATTGCAGTTGCAGCCGGGGCGAAATTCATTCGTGTCTGCATCCTGACCGGCTCTCGCCTGTGGGATACCGGCGAACTGGATCAAGGTTGCGGCGCGGATTTGATGCGCAAGCGCAAGGAGCTCGACGCCGAACACATCAAGATTTTTGCCGACGTGGACAAGAAACATTCCGTCGCCTTCCCCGGCCTCGACTTGGCCACGCACATCGAGTGGTGCGAGTTCTACGGGGCGGATGCCCTGATTGTGACCGGCAAGATGACCGGCTCGGCGCCCGAGGTGGAAAAGGTGAGAGAAGCTCGCCGGCATGCCTTCCGGCCGCTCCTGGTCGGCAGCGGCGCCACCGACCGCACCATCGGCGACTTCTTGCAGTATGCCGATGGCGTGATCGTCGGGTCGAGCCTCAAAAAAGATGGCGTCATGGAAAACCCGGTGGATGTGGAGCGGGTGCGCAAGTTTTTGAACGCGGTGCGGGCCGTCCGGGAAGGCGCCAGGGTGATCTCCGCCTGA
- a CDS encoding queuosine salvage family protein, which produces MSRREFWTRAGPGLPALLASGQSGGSSPGGAGGDWAEGVPVLESLKPVIAASRFVQTIPEKIAEHADYMAYEELPLPEWRGMNLIEEDTERTSTFFFVGNSLNFAFTDFERHVVFQVSYRGRIWWDADAMMACLCRALDEGRPILQGDFLAGISRKDLEEIFRGNIEMPMLDERVGILREVGARLAAKYQGQFHPFLRQGSRRLYDRGEGILERLVREFPSFYDASVYDGRQVIFHKRAQLLLYMLHGRLSAKGLFGLEDPERLTAFADYIVPLALRLMGIFRYAPALEEKINRRQLIPRHSPEEVELRAHSLYATTLLRQEINRRRPPDRQIITPQVDSRLWTHFHATFWPHHLTVTTAY; this is translated from the coding sequence ATGAGCCGACGGGAGTTTTGGACACGGGCCGGGCCAGGTTTGCCCGCGCTTCTGGCATCAGGGCAATCCGGAGGATCCTCGCCCGGCGGGGCGGGAGGGGATTGGGCCGAGGGTGTCCCGGTGCTCGAAAGTCTCAAGCCCGTGATCGCCGCCTCGCGCTTTGTGCAAACCATTCCGGAAAAAATTGCCGAGCACGCTGACTACATGGCGTACGAAGAGCTTCCGCTGCCCGAATGGCGCGGCATGAACCTGATCGAGGAGGATACGGAACGAACCAGCACATTCTTTTTTGTCGGCAACAGCCTGAACTTTGCCTTCACCGATTTCGAGCGGCATGTTGTTTTCCAGGTGTCTTACCGCGGCCGCATCTGGTGGGATGCCGACGCCATGATGGCCTGCCTCTGCCGCGCGCTCGATGAGGGCCGGCCGATCCTGCAGGGCGATTTTCTTGCTGGGATCAGCCGCAAGGATCTGGAAGAAATTTTTCGCGGCAACATTGAGATGCCGATGCTCGACGAGCGGGTCGGAATCCTTCGCGAAGTGGGCGCCAGGCTGGCGGCGAAATACCAGGGCCAGTTCCACCCTTTTCTGAGGCAAGGGTCGCGCCGGCTCTACGACCGGGGCGAGGGCATACTCGAGCGGCTGGTGAGAGAGTTTCCTTCCTTCTACGACGCGAGCGTTTACGACGGCAGGCAGGTCATCTTTCACAAGCGGGCCCAGCTCCTGCTCTACATGCTCCACGGCCGGCTCAGCGCCAAGGGATTGTTTGGGCTTGAGGATCCGGAGCGGCTCACGGCCTTCGCCGACTATATTGTTCCGCTGGCGCTCCGCTTGATGGGAATTTTTCGCTACGCTCCGGCGCTTGAGGAGAAGATCAACCGCCGGCAACTCATCCCGCGCCACAGCCCGGAAGAGGTCGAACTTCGGGCCCACTCGCTCTATGCCACCACGCTGCTCCGCCAGGAGATCAACCGGCGGCGGCCACCCGACCGGCAAATCATCACGCCGCAAGTGGACAGCCGCCTGTGGACCCACTTTCACGCCACCTTCTGGCCTCACCATCTGACCGTGACCACGGCATATTGA
- a CDS encoding carbohydrate kinase family protein, producing the protein MPSANLRILVLGDINLDIFGRGDGILRRGCDNLSPVLELHCGGVGANLAIALSRWGIPVELAGCVGRDIFGDYVMSRLACFPIDLSSVEKTSQAATGLFFISVGRNGERTFFGSRGANGWSNQLRGSPRLPGRTALFLTVGYSFLAFRSRKRAQRMMDGLRRKKVPIALDVGEAASHRPEVLRAALPKVNILFSTEKEASALTGTRRPEEAARKLLRRGPHIVVLKLGAKGCRVIRRQDVLRVPACRVDAVDTTGCGDAFDAAFMQAMLRGCSLEEAGLLANACGAAAARVLGAGERLPGPRETWKILERARFRPPWEATRRSLLKWIKTLDGGRHVGANGRSPLQPSEDER; encoded by the coding sequence ATGCCCTCTGCCAACCTCCGCATCCTTGTGCTGGGCGACATCAACCTGGACATTTTCGGGCGAGGGGACGGTATCCTGCGGCGTGGCTGCGACAACCTTTCGCCCGTCCTCGAGTTGCATTGCGGAGGGGTCGGGGCTAATTTAGCCATCGCCCTGAGCCGCTGGGGGATTCCGGTGGAGCTGGCGGGCTGCGTCGGCCGCGACATCTTCGGAGATTATGTGATGAGCCGCCTCGCCTGCTTTCCGATTGACCTTTCTTCCGTGGAGAAGACCAGCCAGGCAGCCACCGGTCTGTTTTTCATCTCGGTCGGTCGAAACGGCGAGCGAACGTTTTTCGGCAGCCGCGGCGCCAATGGTTGGAGCAACCAGCTCCGGGGGAGTCCGCGCCTTCCTGGCCGCACGGCTCTCTTTCTAACGGTGGGTTACTCGTTTCTTGCCTTCCGGTCAAGGAAGCGGGCGCAGCGGATGATGGATGGGTTGCGCCGCAAAAAGGTACCGATTGCGCTCGACGTGGGTGAAGCCGCTTCACACCGCCCTGAGGTTTTGCGAGCGGCGCTGCCTAAGGTTAATATTCTGTTTTCGACGGAGAAGGAAGCTAGTGCCTTGACCGGCACGCGAAGGCCGGAAGAAGCCGCGAGAAAACTTCTTCGCCGCGGCCCTCACATCGTTGTCCTGAAGCTGGGCGCGAAGGGTTGCCGCGTGATCCGCCGCCAGGACGTACTCCGAGTCCCTGCCTGCCGCGTGGACGCCGTGGACACGACCGGCTGCGGCGACGCTTTTGACGCCGCTTTCATGCAGGCGATGCTGCGGGGTTGTTCGCTCGAGGAAGCGGGACTGCTGGCGAATGCTTGCGGCGCGGCAGCCGCCCGGGTGTTGGGGGCGGGGGAACGCCTGCCGGGACCGAGGGAAACCTGGAAGATTCTCGAGCGGGCTCGCTTCCGTCCGCCGTGGGAGGCGACGCGGCGAAGCCTTTTGAAATGGATCAAGACTCTCGATGGTGGTCGCCACGTAGGGGCGAACGGCCGTTCGCCCCTGCAACCATCCGAAGATGAGAGGTAA